A section of the Mycteria americana isolate JAX WOST 10 ecotype Jacksonville Zoo and Gardens chromosome 19, USCA_MyAme_1.0, whole genome shotgun sequence genome encodes:
- the CXCR5 gene encoding C-X-C chemokine receptor type 5: MGPVSYSSETYDLSQVELSGYYEAENTTLSLEGYFCFNPASSVVGNQRDPFRKVFMPLIYLLMFVLGTVGNALVLVILERFKRSRTTTENFLFHLTLANLALLLTFPFSVVESLAGWVFGKFLCKILSAVHKINFYCSSMLLGCIAVDRYLAIVYAIHTYRKRRARSIHLTCMAVWLCSLLLTLPDLIFMEVWTDDSNRSICYFPEVGIDGNNVWLATRFLYHTVGFFVPLLVMGYCYTAIVRALCQSQRLQRQKAVRVAILVTGVFLLCWSPYHIVIFLNTLTKLEAFTKNCLLEDQLDTAIMVTEAIGFTHCCLNPILYAFIGVKFRNDFFRILQELGCISQETLQEILEVTRKGSGIESDNTTSISTF; encoded by the exons ATGGGGCCTGTCAGCTACTCATCAGAGACCTACGACTTG AGCCAGGTGGAGCTGAGCGGTTACTATGAAGCCGAGAACACCACCCTTTCTTTGGAGGGCTACTTTTGCTTCAACCCAGCCTCATCCGTGGTCGGCAACCAGAGAGACCCCTTCAGAAAGGTCTTCATGCCCCTCATCTATCTGCTGATGTTCGTGTTGGGGACTGTGGGCAATGCCCTGGTCCTGGTCATTTTAGAGAGGTTTAAGCGGTCTCGCACTACCACGGAAAACTTCCTCTTCCACCTCACCCTGGCCAACCTGGCACTGTTGCTCACCTTCCCCTTCAGTGTGGTGGAGAGCTTGGCCGGGTGGGTATTCGGGAAGTTCCTCTGCAAGATCCTCAGTGCTGTCCACAAGATCAATTTCTACTGCAGTAGCATGCTGCTGGGGTGCATCGCGGTGGATCGCTACCTGGCCATCGTCTATGCAATCCACACCTACCGCAAACGCAGAGCTCGCTCCATCCACCTCACCTGCATGGCTGTCTGGCTCTGCTCGCTGCTTTTGACCTTACCCGATCTCATCTTTATGGAAGTCTGGACAGACGACAGCAACCGCAGCATTTGCTATTTTCCAGAGGTTGGGATCGACGGCAACAACGTCTGGCTGGCGACCCGCTTCCTCTACCACACTGTGGGCTTCTTTGTGCCCCTGCTGGTCATGGGTTACTGCTACACGGCCATCGTCCGGGCTCTGTGTCAGTCCCAGCGCCTGCAGAGGCAAAAAGCTGTCCGCGTGGCCATCCTGGTCACAGGCGTCTTCCTGCTCTGCTGGAGCCCGTACCACATCGTCATCTTCCTGAACACGCTTACCAAGCTAGAAGCCTTCACCAAGAACTGCCTCCTGGAAGACCAGCTGGACACGGCCATCATGGTGACAGAGGCCATCGGCTTCACACACTGCTGCCTCAACCCCATCCTCTACGCCTTCATCGGAGTCAAGTTCCGTAACGACTTCTTCCGGATCCTGCAGGAGCTCGGCTGCATAAGCCAGGAGACCCTGCAGGAGATCCTGGAGGTGACGAGGAAGGGCAGTGGGATCGAGTCTGACAACACCACCTCCATCTCCACTTTCTAG